In Cytobacillus oceanisediminis, the following proteins share a genomic window:
- the mtrB gene encoding trp RNA-binding attenuation protein MtrB, whose translation MEKEKKSPSGNDYIVIKAKEDGVNVIGLTRGSDTRFHHSEKLDQGEVMIAQFTEHTSAIKIRGNARIMTSYGELESEAKK comes from the coding sequence ATGGAAAAGGAAAAGAAAAGTCCATCAGGAAATGATTATATTGTGATAAAAGCCAAAGAAGACGGTGTTAATGTAATAGGGTTAACAAGAGGCTCTGATACAAGATTCCACCATTCAGAAAAACTTGACCAGGGAGAAGTAATGATTGCACAATTTACCGAGCATACGTCTGCGATTAAGATCCGGGGGAATGCAAGAATAATGACAAGCTACGGGGAACTTGAAAGTGAGGCTAAGAAATAG
- the hepT gene encoding heptaprenyl diphosphate synthase component II — translation MKLKMMYSFLNSDLTVIENELEETIKAESPLLHQASLHLLQAGGKRIRPVFVLLAAKFGEYDINKIKNVAVSLELIHMASLVHDDVIDDAELRRGQPTIKAKWDNKIAMYTGDYIFARALELITNVESPHAHKILSHTLVELCIGEIEQIKDKYNYDQNIRTYFRRIKRKTAMLIAVSCQLGGIAANVEEDIHKKLFKFGYFVGMSYQIIDDVLDFIGTEKELGKPAGGDLHQGNITLPALFAMEDSIICDQISRVHEGTERSDIEKIIALVKDSGAIEKSLQISDKYLQKALGVLEELPPSRSKKALRDIAKFIGKRKF, via the coding sequence ATGAAATTGAAAATGATGTATTCATTTTTAAATTCAGATTTAACTGTTATAGAGAACGAGCTTGAGGAGACGATTAAAGCTGAGTCTCCTCTATTGCATCAGGCTTCCCTGCATCTGCTGCAGGCCGGGGGGAAAAGAATCCGCCCAGTTTTCGTTTTGCTTGCTGCGAAGTTTGGAGAATACGATATTAATAAAATTAAAAACGTAGCGGTATCATTGGAGCTTATCCATATGGCGTCGCTTGTCCATGATGATGTTATTGATGATGCAGAATTGCGCCGGGGGCAGCCTACCATTAAAGCAAAATGGGATAATAAGATTGCCATGTATACCGGTGATTATATTTTTGCGCGTGCCTTGGAGTTAATAACCAATGTGGAAAGTCCGCATGCTCACAAAATTCTATCTCATACACTTGTGGAACTGTGCATAGGTGAAATTGAGCAAATTAAAGATAAGTATAACTATGACCAGAATATTAGGACATATTTCCGTAGAATTAAAAGGAAAACAGCCATGCTTATTGCCGTGAGCTGTCAGCTTGGCGGCATCGCGGCTAATGTAGAGGAAGATATACATAAAAAGCTCTTTAAATTCGGCTATTTTGTGGGAATGTCCTATCAAATTATTGACGATGTCCTGGATTTTATCGGTACAGAAAAAGAGCTTGGCAAGCCGGCAGGAGGAGATCTCCATCAGGGAAACATTACACTCCCTGCTTTATTTGCAATGGAGGACAGCATCATCTGTGATCAGATCAGCAGAGTCCACGAAGGAACTGAACGAAGTGATATAGAGAAAATAATTGCCTTGGTCAAAGACTCCGGTGCAATTGAAAAATCTTTGCAAATTAGTGATAAATATCTGCAAAAAGCTTTGGGGGTTCTGGAAGAGCTGCCTCCTTCCAGGTCAAAGAAAGCTTTGCGGGATATTGCAAAGTTTATAGGCAAAAGAAAATTTTAA
- the menG gene encoding demethylmenaquinone methyltransferase, translated as MQQSKEERVHSVFEKIYGNYDKMNSVISFQQHLRWRKDTMKKMNVQKGSKALDVCCGTADWSIALAEAVGESGKVVGLDFSKNMLKIGEEKIKDRKLKQVELVHGNAMELPFADNSFDYVTIGFGLRNVPDYLQVLKEMHRVAKPGGIAVCLETSQPTLFGYKQAYYFYFRFIMPMFGKLFAKSFNEYSWLQESARDFPGMKELAGMFEEAGFENVTFKPYSGGVAAVHIGTK; from the coding sequence ATGCAGCAATCAAAAGAAGAACGTGTTCATAGCGTATTTGAAAAGATTTATGGCAACTACGATAAAATGAATTCAGTCATCAGCTTTCAGCAGCACTTAAGATGGCGCAAAGATACAATGAAAAAGATGAATGTTCAAAAGGGTTCAAAAGCTCTTGATGTATGCTGCGGTACAGCCGATTGGTCCATAGCGCTTGCTGAAGCCGTAGGAGAAAGCGGTAAAGTAGTAGGTTTGGATTTCAGTAAAAATATGCTGAAAATCGGCGAGGAAAAAATTAAGGATCGGAAACTGAAGCAAGTGGAGCTTGTGCATGGAAATGCAATGGAGCTTCCTTTTGCGGACAATTCCTTCGATTATGTTACAATCGGTTTTGGTCTGCGCAATGTTCCGGATTATCTGCAGGTATTAAAAGAAATGCACCGTGTTGCAAAGCCTGGCGGTATAGCAGTGTGTCTGGAGACTTCTCAGCCAACTCTGTTCGGATACAAGCAGGCTTATTATTTCTACTTCCGTTTTATCATGCCTATGTTTGGCAAGCTGTTTGCCAAAAGCTTTAATGAATATTCCTGGCTGCAGGAATCAGCCAGAGACTTTCCAGGGATGAAAGAACTTGCAGGAATGTTTGAGGAAGCAGGCTTTGAGAATGTCACATTTAAGCCTTATAGCGGCGGTGTGGCTGCAGTACACATTGGAACGAAATAA
- a CDS encoding heptaprenyl diphosphate synthase component 1, whose product MEKRKLRGNKGDGMHDVKIKLADVKEQIEKKVNHPYLLRYIDSPVIDEDKLLLLISFLDDVEIPDSKAEKYAVTAMLIQIALDTHELVKNDESEDKGLKHRQLTVLAGVYYSGLYYKILAAFDDIRMIRAFADGIKDVNEHKISLYQKSPDAVDSLMNSVKKVEASLFEKLADAFSKAAWKEVISNLLFIKRLIAEKQQFMKEGTSVVFEALKKLTFPKVKDMSAEQRRYLILICDRYIDFSRNLVDQSLRKFPLANELLEQRIHCIFNNSQSVAKTFVEEG is encoded by the coding sequence ATGGAAAAAAGAAAACTAAGGGGAAACAAGGGTGATGGCATGCATGATGTGAAGATTAAATTAGCAGATGTTAAAGAACAGATTGAGAAAAAAGTTAACCACCCTTATCTGCTCAGGTATATTGATTCTCCTGTTATTGATGAAGACAAGCTTCTGCTTCTAATCTCTTTCCTGGATGATGTGGAAATACCCGACTCAAAAGCAGAAAAATATGCAGTAACTGCAATGCTTATCCAAATCGCCCTTGATACCCATGAACTTGTTAAGAACGATGAATCTGAAGACAAAGGTCTTAAACATAGACAGCTTACTGTCCTTGCAGGTGTTTATTACAGCGGTTTATATTACAAGATTCTCGCAGCTTTTGATGATATCCGAATGATCAGGGCCTTCGCAGATGGGATAAAAGATGTAAATGAGCATAAAATTTCGCTATATCAGAAGTCTCCTGATGCAGTTGACAGCCTGATGAATTCAGTCAAAAAAGTTGAGGCGTCACTTTTTGAAAAACTGGCTGATGCATTCAGCAAGGCAGCTTGGAAAGAGGTAATATCCAATCTTTTATTCATCAAGCGCCTGATTGCAGAGAAGCAGCAGTTCATGAAGGAAGGCACCTCAGTTGTTTTTGAAGCCCTTAAAAAGCTGACTTTCCCAAAAGTGAAAGACATGTCTGCGGAGCAGCGGAGATATCTGATTCTCATTTGTGACAGATATATTGATTTTTCAAGGAATTTGGTTGATCAATCACTGAGGAAATTTCCTCTTGCAAATGAATTATTAGAGCAGCGTATTCACTGTATTTTCAATAATAGTCAGTCTGTGGCTAAAACTTTTGTGGAAGAAGGATAA